From a single Apium graveolens cultivar Ventura chromosome 2, ASM990537v1, whole genome shotgun sequence genomic region:
- the LOC141705848 gene encoding uncharacterized protein LOC141705848, producing MPMGSVVRLLSKPAESSRQLAIGSLNNLYKSVANLEAKYFAQGACKDILLNTRNSAEDECKTLKINIDDISPIKYYTCEDMSCTENGYAAFFSMYDGVKCRNCSKTLNRCAPIREYFRDDGRKGVFVKPDELFLMTDDLHVIPNVPASILAILENSGSTDLEGLEEKTFRIGCTEILDLLKYSILSTTPLTSIFLKKNNIIADKLFQPLSRKESTEGIISFKEMEVKVMVQKSNNTIILAHSSEDFIEFIFSFLTVPLGRVISLVSKCNAPALCVENIHQSVSNFRVSEFLKSQQKKDMLLSPKLSMLYQCSNQLFPLEEHRIPKFCNNPIPLFGRRNYSLTFSSGFRGREIKLASLMGEGGFLKGSTTKFMVTDDLVVTPFTPMSCMKYIRSCNVPPTDIEEQVINVGPKEALNLLSASLVSTSALTNGLKDSIRRKPMTERLVKKPKVDK from the exons ATGCCAATGGGGTCTGTTGTCAGACTTTTGTCGAAACCTGCTGAATCTTCACGGCAACTGGCAATCGGGAGCTTAAACAATTTATATAAAAGCGTTGCAAATCTCGAAGCCAAGTATTTTGCACAAGGTGCATGCAAAGATATTCTGCTGAATACAAGAAACTCAGCAGAAGATGAGTGTAAAACGCTTAAAATCAATATTGATGATATTAGCCCCATTAAGTATTATACTTGTGAGGATATGAGCTGTACTGAAAATGGTTATGCTGCCTTTTTCAGCATGTACGACGGTGTAAAATGCAGAAATTGCTCCAAGACTTTGAACAGATGTGCTCCTATAAGGGAATATTTCAGAGATGATGGTCGAAAAGGAGTTTTTGTAAAGCCAGATGAATTGTTTCTTATGACCGATGATTTACACGTAATTCCTAATGTCCCGGCATCCATTCTTGCAATTTTGGAAAATTCAGGATCTACAGATTTAGAAGGACTTGAAGAGAAGACTTTTCGGATTGGATGCACTGAG ATACTCGATTTGCTTAAGTACTCAATCCTATCAACGACTCCGTTAACAAGTATATTTTTGAAAAAGAACAATATCATCGCAGACAAATTGTTTCAACCTTTGAGTAGAAAGGAGAGTACAGAGGGAATTATTAGCTTCAAGGAGATGGAGGTGAAAGTCATGGTGCAGAAATCAAATAACACGATAATTTTGGCTCACAGTTCAGAGGATTTTATAGAATTTATATTCAGCTTCTTAACTGTTCCTTTGGGAAGGGTTATTAGTCTGGTTAGTAAATGCAATGCACCAGCACTTTGTGTAGAGAATATACATCAGAGTGTGTCAAATTTTAGAGTTAGCGAATTCTTGAAATCACAACAAAAGAAAGATATGCTACTTTCTCCTAAATTGTCTATGCTTTACCAATGCTCCAATCAGCTATTTCCTCTTGAAGAACATAGAATTCCAAAATTCTGTAATAATCCGATACCCCTTTTTGGCCGAAGAAACTACAGTCTGACTTTTAGTTCTGGATTTAGAGGCCGTGAAATAAAATTGGCAAGTCTAATGGGTGAAGGGGGATTTTTAAAGGGGTCGACAACGAAGTTCATGGTGACAGATGACTTAGTAGTCACCCCATTCACGCCAATGTCTTGTATGAAATATATCCGAAGTTGTAATGTTCCTCCAACTGATATAGAGGAACAGGTGATCAACGTTGGCCCGAAGGAG GCTTTAAACTTACTGTCGGCATCCCTGGTATCTACTTCAGCCTTGACGAATGGCCTGAAGGATTCCATACGACGCAAGCCAATGACAGAGAGACTTGTCAAGAAACCAAAGGTAGATAAGTAA
- the LOC141707064 gene encoding photosystem II repair protein PSB27-H1, chloroplastic, which translates to MASPTLVTPTASTPKPLLPPVRSKLTVTATATATTPPQSRRMFVSLAAGIILSPILPASPTLAVSDEEYVKDAGEVITRIRNTISKDRNDPDVADAVAQLRETSNSWVAKYRKEKALLGRSSFRDIYSALNAVSGHYISFGPTAPIPAKRRVRILEEMETAEKALQRGR; encoded by the coding sequence ATGGCTTCTCCAACCCTAGTCACTCCCACAGCTTCAACCCCCAAACCCCTCCTCCCGCCCGTCCGATCCAAACTCACTGTCACTGCCACTGCCACTGCCACCACTCCACCGCAAAGTCGACGTATGTTCGTCTCACTTGCAGCTGGAATAATCCTGTCACCAATCCTACCAGCATCTCCAACATTGGCAGTTTCGGACGAAGAGTACGTGAAAGACGCGGGAGAAGTGATCACCAGGATAAGAAACACGATATCTAAAGACAGGAATGACCCTGATGTAGCTGATGCAGTGGCTCAACTAAGAGAGACTTCTAACTCGTGGGTAGCAAAGTACCGGAAAGAGAAAGCTCTGCTCGGACGGTCATCTTTCCGCGATATATACTCGGCTCTTAATGCAGTTTCTGGCCATTATATTAGCTTTGGACCAACTGCACCGATACCGGCGAAGCGGAGAGTTAGGATTTTAGAAGAGATGGAGACAGCTGAGAAGGCTTTGCAAAGAGGGAGATGA